In Paludibaculum fermentans, the genomic stretch ACCAGCGCCGGCGCCCGGTTTCAGGATGCCCCCTGCCAGCGGCAGCAGGGCTTTGATGTGGCCTATCTGGTAGAAGATGATCCGAGTGTTCGTGAGGCCCTTGGTGAACTCTTTGCCTCAAATGGGATCCTTCACGTGCCTTTCAGTTCGGCCGCGGAGTTCCTGCGCTGTGTCAGAAATGACACAACTGCCTGTCTCATCCTCGATGTGCGCCTGCCCGACATGAACGGCCTTGAGTTGCAGCGCAAGCTGGGGAGCGAAGGTGCGCCGCCGATTGTCTTCATCAGCGGCTATGGTGACATTCCTTCAATCATCCAGGCGTTCAAGGCCGGAGCGATGGAGTTCCTCACCAAGCCAGTCAACCCACAATTGCTGCTGCCGGCAGTTCGGGCGGCCTTTGATCTGGATCGTGAAAGGCGGCGCAGCACGGCGGCGAGGATGGAGCTACAGCGGAGGTTTTCCCGTCTGACGCCAAGGGAGAGGGAGGTATTTCCGCTCATCATCGGGGGCATGCTGAACAAGCAGGCAGCCGCCCACCTTGGTATCACGGAGGTGACCTTGCAGGTTCACCGGGGACAGATCATGAGGAAGATGCAGGCGGAATCATTCGCGGATCTGGTGAGAATGGCAGGAGTGCTCGGGATCCCGGGGCCGGATTCGGTCCAGGCAGGCTAGTCGCCCCGCAGGCTCTGTTCCATTGCATAGCACTGATCCCAGATGAAAGCGTCGAATCCGGCCAGCCTCGTTGACCACTTCGGGGTGAGGGTGTTGACACACTGGACCATCACCCGGTCCGTGTAGTTGTCGAAGAGGGCCCAGGGATTGGCCATGTCCCTTGGGTCCATGCCCTCACCCGGTTTCGTTGTGTTGAGAGCCTGGCCTGCCGCGAGCTTCAAGTCCTTGAGAAACTCGCTCTGCAACTCCACGTCCGCCTTGGTACCCGTGCGCGCTACGTGTCCGGCCACGAGGGTGTCGAAGGGGAGGTGTCTGATCTCTTCCACCTGGGCGAAGTAACCGGGAATATCCTCGGCCAGGGAGAGCCTGCGCCAAGGCATCCAACCAGGACAGATCACATCGACTACCATGAGCGTCTTTGACGCTGGTACGGAGATGAAGATGTTGCCTGGCTCGTGCGCATTCCCGTGATAGGAGAGTTCGAGAATCCGGCTGCCGGCCCTCAGTGTGAAGCGATCCCGGAAGGTCACGGCCGGCACCGGGCGATTGGGGTCGTTCGCGCGGACGAGCAGGCGGCGTGTCTCTTCGTGCGCAACGATGACGGGATGGCCGCCAAGCCCCTTCGCTCCGCCAATGTGGTCGAGATGCGAATGACTGTAGATCAGGTGAGTCACCGGTTTGAGGGTGATCTCCGCAATTGCCTGGCGAATGTGGCCGGCGAAAGAGGGTGGAGCGTCGACGACGACAACGCCGGTTTCGTATACCAGGAACATCGACTGGTATGCGTTGTCCGTGATGACGAACAAACCCTCGCCAAGATCCTGGAGCCGGTAGCCCTTCGCCGGATCAACGGCCGGGCCCTTCGCCGATTCAGGAACGTCCATATACCTGGCAATCCGGCTCCCGATCGGTGCGATCCGTGGCATGTCCGGATACGGTGCTCCGGCGGCGCCTGGAGAATCGTCCCCAGCCACGGATGCCAGGAGCATGCTCCCAACTAACGCGGCCATGGCCGCAAATCCTGATTTCATAAGTGGCCTCACTGCCTCCGAGCGTACGGTGCCAGGATCCGTAGGACTTGCAGAAAGAATCGAAGCTGGCGGAATGTTGCGATAAAAAGCCTCCGCACGATTATGAAAGCCACAGAAGGCAGGTCCAAATACGATGGGGCTACCACCAAGCGACCCAGGAGTGACGCAATGAAGACGATTGCCGTGATCGGCGGGCTGCTGGTCCTGACTGCAGCGGCGCAGAATGCTCCCCACGAGGACAGCTTCAGGAAGGAGATGCACGCCACCATGCAGGTGATGGATCGCGGGATGACCGCTGCCCCCATGCTTGGCGATGTGGATCACGATTTTGCGGCCATGATGATCCCGCACCACCAGGGTGCGATCGATATGGCGAAGTCGGAGCTCAAGTACGGCACCGACCCGGTAATGCGCCGGCTGGCGCAGGAGATCCTGGTTGACCAACAATCCGAAATCGTGGCCATGCAGCTTTGGCTGGACAAGCGTGCGGCCAGGCGGGAGAAGTAGGCAATATGAAGCGCTGCCTGATGATCCTTCTCGCCGCTGGAGTCATGCCAGGGGTTCAAGGCGGTGATCGGGTGTACACGGCGGATCAGACGTCCAACACTGTCTCCGTCATCGACCCCGCGACCAACAAGCTGCTAGGTTCCATTCACCTGGGAGAGGATGTGCCCACGGCATTGCTGCCTCTGTATCGGGGTGAGCTGCTCGTTCATGGACTTGGCTTTTCGTCGGATCACAAAACCCTCAGCGTGGTCTCCATTGGATCGAATTCGGTCACCTTGATCGATACCGAAACAAACACGGTGAAGGGGAAGATCTACCTTGGCCGCTCACCGCATGAGGCCTTCTTCCGGCCGGATGGCAAGGAACTCTGGGCGGCCGTCCGCGGCGAGAACTACGTCAGCGTCATCGATCCGATTCGCCGCAAGGAGATCCGCCGGATCGAGACCGCCAACGGCCCGGGCATGGTGCTCTTCCGGCCGGACGGCAGGTACGCCTTTGTGCCGTCCAGTTTCACACCCGAGCTGGATGTGATCGAGGTCTCGACTTATCGCGTCGTTGCACGCATCCCGCAAGTGAGTCCATTCTCACCGAATCTGGCGGTCGATCAGGACGAGGTTTGGCTGACCTTAAAGGACTCCGGCAAAACCCAGGTGGTGAGCGCGAAGCCTCCCTTTGCCACAACCGCCGTCCTCGAGACCGGGCCGATCACCAATCACGTCACCTTCCTCTCCAACCCGAATGGCCGTTTTGCTTACGTCTCGGTCGGGGGCAAGGACCAGGTGCTGGTCTACCGGCGTGTTCAGGGTTCGACACCCCAGCTTGTGTCGACGATCAAGACCGGCGACCTGCCTCACGGCATTTGGGGGTCTGGAGATGGCAGCCGTGTCTATGTTGGGCTTGAGAACGGTGATGCCGTCCAGGCGATCGACACCGGCTCGAACGAGATCATCGCCACGATACCGGTGGGCCAGTTGCCGCAAGCCCTGGTCTATGTGCCACAAGCAACCTCCTCCGATCGCGGTACGGCCAACCTGAAACCGCTCGAACATGCGGCAGAGGCGTTGCATCTCACGTTGGCCGCCCCCGAAGGTAGCGGTTCCACCGCCCATGCCAGCGTCTCGATCAATTCATTGGGGCTTATCGATAGTCTGCAAATTGCTGCCACGGGGCTTACCCCGGGCAGCAGATATCGCCTGGTGCTGGTGGGTGGCACCGAACCGCAGGACCTCGCCACTTTCACCGCGGGCATTGGCGGGGTCGCGATCACTCAAACGCTTGGGCCCCTGAAGCGCGTCGTCGCCGGCTCACACGCCACGGCCCCATTGCAGCTCGAAGTGAGATCGGCCGAGCCCGGCGCATCGCAGGTGGTGCTGCAGCAGGCCAGGCCCATCGTGGATCAACAGTAGTCAAAAGGAGAATCAGATGGCACGCAAGCTGGAAGGCAAGATCGCCTTGATCACAGGCGGCAGCAGTGGGATTGGACTGGCCACCGCAAAAGACTTCGCCGCGGAGGGCGCGCATGTCTATATCACCGGCCGGCGCCAGAGTGAGCTGGATCGGGCCGTTGACGAGGGCGGCGGACAGATCACCGCGATCCAGGGCGACGTGTCCAGAATGGAAGATCTCGACAGACTCTTCCACGTCATTCAGACAGAACAAGGCTGGCTCGATGCCGTCTTCGCGAACGCCGGGACGGGTGGGTTCGCCCCTCTGGGGCAGATCACTGAAGAGCACTTCGACAAACAGTTTGACCTGAACGTCAAAGGCTTGTTGTTCACCGTGCAGAAGGCCTTGCCGCTGCTACGCGACGGGAGTTCGATTGTATTGAACGCCTCGATCGTGTCCGTTAAGGGCAACCCGGCTTTCAGCGTCTACAGTGCCACCAAGGCGGCGGTCCGCTCCTTTGCACGCACCTGGGCGGTGGATCTGCGGGAACGCCGGATTCGAGTGAATGCCATCAGTCCCGGCGTCGTCCCGACGCCCGGGTACAACACCAGCCTGGGGATGAATGAGCAGCAGGTGGACGAGTTTGTGCAAGGCTCACTCGCCAGTATTCCGCTCGGCCGCGCCGGCACACCAGAGGAGATTGCGAAGGCCGTGACTTTCCTGGTCTCCCCGGATAGCAGTTACATCAACGGAATTGAGTTGTTTGTGGACGGTGGGCTGGCACAGATCTGAGTTGCCGCGCCGGCCGGGCCGCCCCATTTACCTAATTGGGGCGACCCGCGGCTTGCGGTGCCAAACACGGCCGGTGGCCCAAAGCTAAGAGTCCTGGCTACTCCCGGAACCGCGCCAGGCAGCACCGCCCGGCTCGGTCCAGGGTTGCCTCTTCCAGTTGGTCACGACGCAGCCGGCACTCCCTGGCTTAGGAAGGCCAGTAGTTCGTCGTTCACCCGCGCTTTCAAGGTCGAACACATTCCATGCGGCGCTCCTTCGTAAATCTTGAGGGTAGCGTTGCGGATGATTTTTGAAGAAAGCAACGCGGAGGCGCCGATTGGCACAATCTGGTCGTCATCGCCGTGGAGAACGAGTGTTGGAACGTCGAACCGTTTGAGGTCCGCCGTGAAATCGGTCTCGGAGAATGCCCGGATGCAATCAAGCGCCGCCTTATGGCCCGCCAGCATGCCCTGGAGCCAGAAGGAATCCCTCAATCCCTGTGAAACCTGCGCCCCGGGCCGGTTGAACCCATAGAACGGCATACTCAGCTCCCGGAAGAACTGCGACCTGTCCGACAAGACACCCGCGCGGATCTCATCGAAAGCAGACAGAGGCAGCCCCCCGGGATTCGACGCCGTCTTCAGCATCAGCGGCGGCACCGCGCCGATCAGCACGGCTTTGGCTACACGGCTGGTCCCGTGACGGCCGATGTAACGGGCGACTTCCCCGCCGCCTGTGGAGTGCCCGATGTGCACCGCGTCGCGAAGATCGAGGGCCGTCACCAACGCGGCAAGATCATCGGCGTAGGTGTCCATATTGTTGCCGTCCCACGTCTGGCCGGACCGCCCATGGCCTCGCCGATCGTGAGCGATGCATCGATATCCGCGATCTGCCAGGAAGATCATCTGGTCTTCCCAGGCATCCGCGCTCAAAGGCCAGCCGTGGCTGAAGACCAGCGGTTGCCCCTGGCCCCAGTCCTTGTAATAGATCGACGTACCATCCGGAGTTGTAAATGTAGGCATTTGGATTCCCTCGTTGACGGATTCAGCTAGACACCCATGTAGACCAGCCCGACGAACATGGCGGGCGTGATGAGAAAGTTGCCCCACTTGGCATCGAAGGCAGCCGTGGGCCGCTCTCCGATGGTCTCATCCAAGGACTTGCCGCGCTTCTTCAGCACGGCTACTTTTTCCCGGATCGTCGCCAGCATGTCGTGGAACTCGACGAGATCGGAGTGCCCGCCAATCGCGCCATGCCCGGGGATCACGATCGTCTTTCCAGCGACTGTCTTCGTGTTGGCCGCAGCGGCGCGAATCGATCCGTCAATACTGCCTCCCGTGGAGTAGTCGATGAACGGATACACGCCGTTCCACCAGGTGTCCCCTACGTGAATGACGTCCGCGTCGGTGAAGTTCACAGAGATATCACAGTCGGTATGGGCTGGCCCGTAGTAGTTCAGGGCAAT encodes the following:
- a CDS encoding alpha/beta fold hydrolase, with protein sequence MPTFTTPDGTSIYYKDWGQGQPLVFSHGWPLSADAWEDQMIFLADRGYRCIAHDRRGHGRSGQTWDGNNMDTYADDLAALVTALDLRDAVHIGHSTGGGEVARYIGRHGTSRVAKAVLIGAVPPLMLKTASNPGGLPLSAFDEIRAGVLSDRSQFFRELSMPFYGFNRPGAQVSQGLRDSFWLQGMLAGHKAALDCIRAFSETDFTADLKRFDVPTLVLHGDDDQIVPIGASALLSSKIIRNATLKIYEGAPHGMCSTLKARVNDELLAFLSQGVPAAS
- a CDS encoding MBL fold metallo-hydrolase; translation: MDVPESAKGPAVDPAKGYRLQDLGEGLFVITDNAYQSMFLVYETGVVVVDAPPSFAGHIRQAIAEITLKPVTHLIYSHSHLDHIGGAKGLGGHPVIVAHEETRRLLVRANDPNRPVPAVTFRDRFTLRAGSRILELSYHGNAHEPGNIFISVPASKTLMVVDVICPGWMPWRRLSLAEDIPGYFAQVEEIRHLPFDTLVAGHVARTGTKADVELQSEFLKDLKLAAGQALNTTKPGEGMDPRDMANPWALFDNYTDRVMVQCVNTLTPKWSTRLAGFDAFIWDQCYAMEQSLRGD
- a CDS encoding response regulator transcription factor; protein product: MTCSELDSTALSRIFSPEMTSMQNAQWKCDPSARTSAGARFQDAPCQRQQGFDVAYLVEDDPSVREALGELFASNGILHVPFSSAAEFLRCVRNDTTACLILDVRLPDMNGLELQRKLGSEGAPPIVFISGYGDIPSIIQAFKAGAMEFLTKPVNPQLLLPAVRAAFDLDRERRRSTAARMELQRRFSRLTPREREVFPLIIGGMLNKQAAAHLGITEVTLQVHRGQIMRKMQAESFADLVRMAGVLGIPGPDSVQAG
- the copM gene encoding CopM family metallochaperone yields the protein MKSLRTIMKATEGRSKYDGATTKRPRSDAMKTIAVIGGLLVLTAAAQNAPHEDSFRKEMHATMQVMDRGMTAAPMLGDVDHDFAAMMIPHHQGAIDMAKSELKYGTDPVMRRLAQEILVDQQSEIVAMQLWLDKRAARREK
- a CDS encoding SDR family NAD(P)-dependent oxidoreductase gives rise to the protein MARKLEGKIALITGGSSGIGLATAKDFAAEGAHVYITGRRQSELDRAVDEGGGQITAIQGDVSRMEDLDRLFHVIQTEQGWLDAVFANAGTGGFAPLGQITEEHFDKQFDLNVKGLLFTVQKALPLLRDGSSIVLNASIVSVKGNPAFSVYSATKAAVRSFARTWAVDLRERRIRVNAISPGVVPTPGYNTSLGMNEQQVDEFVQGSLASIPLGRAGTPEEIAKAVTFLVSPDSSYINGIELFVDGGLAQI
- a CDS encoding YncE family protein; amino-acid sequence: MKRCLMILLAAGVMPGVQGGDRVYTADQTSNTVSVIDPATNKLLGSIHLGEDVPTALLPLYRGELLVHGLGFSSDHKTLSVVSIGSNSVTLIDTETNTVKGKIYLGRSPHEAFFRPDGKELWAAVRGENYVSVIDPIRRKEIRRIETANGPGMVLFRPDGRYAFVPSSFTPELDVIEVSTYRVVARIPQVSPFSPNLAVDQDEVWLTLKDSGKTQVVSAKPPFATTAVLETGPITNHVTFLSNPNGRFAYVSVGGKDQVLVYRRVQGSTPQLVSTIKTGDLPHGIWGSGDGSRVYVGLENGDAVQAIDTGSNEIIATIPVGQLPQALVYVPQATSSDRGTANLKPLEHAAEALHLTLAAPEGSGSTAHASVSINSLGLIDSLQIAATGLTPGSRYRLVLVGGTEPQDLATFTAGIGGVAITQTLGPLKRVVAGSHATAPLQLEVRSAEPGASQVVLQQARPIVDQQ